One part of the Nostoc sp. PCC 7120 = FACHB-418 genome encodes these proteins:
- a CDS encoding type I polyketide synthase, which produces MSYSIDDIKNHPASERILAALKEARTKLEAVELERSEEVAIVGMAGRFPGAKNVDEFWDNLKNGINSIKFLSNEDLLANGVKAEDLEKQNYVRAYASLAGIDEFDAGFFGYSPREAEILDPQHRLFLECAWEALENAGYDSEQYSGNIAVYGGAALNSYLVNLASNSNYRENSDRTQVVISNVMGLMPTRVSYKLNLTGASCGIQTGCSTSLVSVHIACQSLLNKECDIALAGGVSIGIGEKAGYLYQEDGVLSPDGYCRAFDVNAKGTVFGNGVGIVVLKRLRDAIQDGDHIYAIIKATAINNDGSQKVGLTAPSVTGQAKAITTALTKAKINPETIQYIETHGTGTALGDPIEIAALTKAFSPHTHQKQFCAVGSVKTNIGHLDAAAGISGLIKTALALKHKQIPPSLNFTAANPQIDFANSPFFVNTQLTPWINHQHPRRAGVSSFGMGGTNAHAILEEAPTQFKIQNSKFKINYHLLCLSAKSEKALEQATINLATHLQKHPELNLADVAYTLQIGRRAFNHRRCLVCQTPAQAIEILTGVDASQLLSYSPENTEPSIVFMFPGQGSQYLNMGQELYNTEPVFRKEIDHCSELLQPHLGCDLPSILFKQDNENSPSPQSPVPNLNYELRITNYELLTQTTYAQPALFAVEYALAKLWLSYGIQPQAMIGHSIGEYVAATLAGVFTLADALAIVAQRGKLMQQCPSGVMLSVSLAPEKLQPFLTDDLVIAVHNAPELCVVSGTEAAITLLEKLLTHQNITHRRLHTSHAFHSPLMETAVTPLTQILQNISLHPPQIPFISNVTGTWITPEQATNPNYWATHLRQPVLFAEGITELQQTPNQIFVEVGFGQTLSTFVRQFPDAPPTLSSGRHPQDTQSDVALICKTLGQLWLRGVTINWSELYTQQQRRRLPLPTYPFERQRYWVERDTLPETTSNTSKTLQKQEQISNWFYLPSWRQKPLLRSAAPLNKQRYLVFCHAGNAGERLVQHLQETGQEVVTVKPGEGFTQEGDNYAIAPHNPEDYKTLWLQLQTDDKLPDVIIHSWTLQERTNFQQQQNLGFYSLLWLTQALSSSSLSIYVLTQQVQNVLGNENLNPDDATILGLVKVIPQEYPNLTCQHIDVSISDINFQQLVREINIPPVLSDTLPLEKGGLRMSVAYRGKTRWIQEFQPISLPEPTQLPLITGGVYVIAGDLVEGLGLIYAKFLAATVNAKLVFLGRSDLPQPKEWDNWLATHGRQDAVSHCIQQLQGLQAQGCEFLFTTVDLAEISQVEDAIAQALTRFGKINGVIHAGVMGDRASCLIRNLTIPECEKQFHTKIHGLLALETALKNQPLDFFLLQSSLSAVVGGIGFAAYAGANCFMDAIAHQRTQNSNTHWISINWDAVSLAEITTSTGATLIDLAMTSQEVWQVTERILAQPIAAQITVSPVDLASRQQSQPLEQSTTNHARPQITATYLPPSNEIEARVTQVMESLLGIAPIGVNDNFFELGGHSLLAIQAVSQLREEFQVELPMRQFLFESPTIGGIAKIIIENQSPITDDTEALAALIDQVEQMTPIQVQQLLAE; this is translated from the coding sequence ATGTCTTATTCCATTGATGATATTAAAAATCACCCTGCATCTGAGCGTATTTTGGCTGCGCTTAAGGAGGCTCGGACTAAGTTAGAAGCGGTGGAATTAGAAAGGTCTGAGGAAGTTGCTATTGTTGGGATGGCGGGGCGGTTTCCGGGGGCTAAAAATGTTGATGAGTTTTGGGATAATCTGAAAAATGGTATTAACTCGATTAAGTTTTTAAGTAATGAAGATTTATTAGCAAATGGGGTAAAGGCGGAGGATTTAGAAAAACAAAATTATGTCCGGGCTTATGCTAGTTTGGCGGGAATTGATGAGTTTGATGCCGGTTTTTTTGGTTATTCTCCTAGAGAAGCGGAAATTCTCGATCCTCAGCATCGGTTGTTTTTAGAATGTGCTTGGGAAGCTTTAGAAAATGCTGGCTATGATTCAGAGCAGTATTCGGGTAATATTGCTGTGTATGGTGGGGCTGCACTGAATAGTTATTTGGTGAATTTAGCGAGTAATTCTAATTATCGAGAAAATAGCGATCGCACTCAAGTCGTGATCAGCAATGTTATGGGTTTAATGCCTACTCGTGTCTCCTATAAATTGAATTTGACAGGTGCGAGTTGTGGTATTCAAACTGGTTGTTCTACTTCTTTGGTCAGTGTACATATTGCTTGTCAAAGTTTATTAAATAAAGAATGCGATATAGCACTTGCTGGTGGTGTGTCTATCGGTATAGGGGAAAAAGCAGGTTATCTTTATCAAGAAGATGGTGTACTTTCTCCAGATGGTTATTGTCGGGCTTTTGATGTTAACGCGAAAGGCACAGTATTCGGTAATGGTGTGGGAATTGTTGTCTTGAAAAGACTGCGGGATGCTATTCAAGACGGCGACCATATTTATGCAATTATCAAAGCAACAGCAATAAATAATGACGGTTCGCAAAAAGTAGGTTTAACTGCACCCAGTGTTACCGGACAAGCAAAAGCTATCACTACTGCGTTAACAAAAGCTAAGATAAATCCAGAGACAATTCAATATATTGAAACTCACGGAACAGGAACAGCTTTAGGTGATCCTATTGAAATTGCAGCTTTAACTAAAGCATTTTCACCACATACTCATCAAAAACAATTCTGTGCTGTTGGTTCAGTTAAAACTAATATTGGTCATTTAGATGCGGCTGCGGGTATCAGTGGTTTAATTAAAACTGCTTTGGCTCTCAAACACAAACAAATTCCTCCAAGTTTAAATTTTACGGCGGCGAATCCGCAAATTGATTTTGCTAATAGTCCATTTTTTGTTAATACTCAGTTGACACCTTGGATAAATCATCAACACCCAAGAAGGGCTGGAGTTAGTTCCTTTGGGATGGGTGGAACTAATGCTCATGCAATTTTAGAAGAAGCACCAACACAATTCAAAATTCAAAATTCAAAATTCAAAATTAATTATCATCTATTATGTTTATCAGCTAAAAGTGAGAAAGCACTTGAGCAAGCAACAATCAACCTTGCTACACATTTACAAAAGCATCCAGAATTAAACCTTGCAGATGTAGCTTACACTCTCCAAATTGGTAGACGAGCATTTAACCATCGTCGTTGCTTAGTTTGTCAAACCCCTGCCCAAGCAATTGAAATCCTCACAGGAGTTGATGCTTCCCAACTGTTGAGTTATTCCCCAGAAAACACCGAACCCAGCATAGTTTTTATGTTCCCTGGACAGGGTAGCCAATACCTCAACATGGGACAAGAACTCTACAACACCGAACCAGTTTTCCGCAAAGAAATTGACCATTGCAGCGAATTATTACAACCACATCTAGGCTGTGATTTACCTTCCATCCTATTTAAACAGGACAACGAAAATTCACCCAGTCCCCAATCCCCAGTCCCCAATCTCAATTACGAATTACGAATTACGAATTACGAATTACTAACCCAAACCACCTACGCCCAACCTGCTCTATTCGCCGTAGAGTACGCCCTAGCGAAACTCTGGTTATCCTATGGTATTCAGCCACAGGCTATGATTGGTCACAGCATTGGGGAATATGTGGCTGCAACTTTGGCGGGTGTTTTCACCTTAGCTGATGCTTTGGCAATAGTGGCACAGCGCGGAAAATTGATGCAACAATGTCCATCGGGAGTCATGCTTTCGGTTTCCCTTGCGCCTGAGAAATTGCAACCGTTTTTGACTGATGATTTAGTCATCGCTGTCCATAACGCACCTGAGTTATGCGTCGTATCGGGAACAGAAGCCGCAATTACTCTACTAGAAAAACTGCTCACACATCAAAATATTACTCATCGACGTTTACATACTTCCCATGCTTTCCATTCACCCTTGATGGAAACTGCTGTTACTCCCTTAACGCAAATATTACAAAATATCTCCCTCCATCCGCCACAAATTCCCTTCATTTCCAACGTTACGGGAACTTGGATAACTCCAGAACAAGCCACAAACCCTAATTACTGGGCTACCCATTTACGTCAACCAGTGTTATTTGCTGAAGGAATTACCGAACTCCAACAAACACCCAATCAGATTTTTGTAGAGGTTGGTTTTGGTCAAACTTTAAGTACCTTCGTCAGACAGTTTCCCGATGCACCCCCCACCTTATCATCTGGACGACATCCCCAAGACACCCAATCTGATGTAGCTTTGATTTGCAAAACCTTGGGACAACTTTGGCTCAGGGGTGTGACTATCAACTGGTCAGAACTTTATACCCAACAGCAACGCCGAAGATTACCCCTCCCAACTTACCCCTTTGAACGTCAACGCTATTGGGTAGAAAGGGATACATTACCAGAAACTACTTCTAATACCTCTAAAACGCTCCAGAAGCAGGAACAAATCTCAAATTGGTTTTATTTGCCCTCTTGGAGACAAAAACCCCTGTTGCGTTCTGCTGCACCGTTAAATAAACAGCGATATTTAGTATTTTGTCATGCTGGGAATGCTGGGGAAAGATTAGTACAACATCTTCAGGAAACGGGACAGGAAGTAGTAACTGTCAAACCGGGAGAGGGATTTACTCAAGAAGGTGATAATTATGCGATCGCACCTCATAACCCTGAAGACTACAAAACACTGTGGTTACAATTACAAACAGATGATAAGTTACCTGATGTAATTATACATTCCTGGACTCTCCAAGAGCGCACAAATTTTCAACAACAGCAAAATCTGGGTTTTTACAGTTTACTTTGGCTCACTCAGGCTTTATCTTCCTCATCCCTGTCAATTTATGTACTGACTCAGCAAGTACAGAATGTTCTGGGAAATGAAAATCTTAACCCTGATGATGCTACGATTCTGGGTTTAGTGAAGGTAATTCCCCAAGAATACCCGAATTTGACTTGTCAACATATTGATGTGTCCATTTCTGACATTAACTTCCAGCAATTAGTTAGGGAAATCAACATCCCACCCGTCCTATCGGACACCCTCCCCTTGGAAAAGGGAGGGTTAAGAATGAGTGTTGCTTATCGGGGGAAAACTCGCTGGATACAAGAATTTCAACCAATTTCTCTCCCCGAACCCACCCAATTACCCCTAATTACAGGGGGTGTATATGTGATTGCTGGGGATTTAGTGGAAGGTTTAGGGTTAATTTATGCCAAGTTCCTCGCAGCAACAGTCAATGCTAAATTAGTGTTTCTGGGACGCTCAGATTTACCACAACCAAAAGAATGGGATAATTGGCTGGCTACCCACGGTCGTCAAGACGCTGTGAGTCATTGTATTCAACAACTGCAAGGTTTACAGGCTCAAGGGTGTGAATTTTTATTTACCACTGTTGACTTAGCAGAGATTAGCCAAGTTGAGGATGCGATCGCTCAAGCCCTCACGCGATTTGGTAAAATCAACGGTGTGATTCATGCTGGCGTAATGGGCGATCGCGCTAGTTGTCTAATTCGCAATCTCACCATCCCAGAGTGTGAAAAACAATTCCACACCAAAATTCACGGTTTGCTGGCGTTAGAAACAGCACTCAAAAATCAACCCCTAGACTTCTTCCTCTTGCAATCATCCCTCTCGGCTGTCGTTGGTGGTATAGGCTTTGCGGCGTATGCGGGGGCGAACTGCTTTATGGATGCGATCGCTCATCAACGCACTCAAAACAGTAACACACATTGGATTAGTATCAACTGGGATGCCGTCAGTTTAGCAGAAATCACCACTTCCACAGGTGCAACTCTCATAGATTTAGCCATGACTTCCCAGGAAGTTTGGCAAGTCACAGAACGTATTCTGGCGCAACCCATAGCAGCACAAATCACCGTTTCCCCCGTAGACTTAGCATCTCGCCAACAATCCCAGCCACTAGAACAATCTACAACTAATCACGCCCGCCCCCAAATTACCGCTACCTACCTTCCCCCCAGCAATGAAATTGAAGCCAGAGTCACCCAAGTAATGGAGAGTTTATTGGGAATCGCTCCTATTGGGGTTAATGATAACTTCTTTGAGTTAGGAGGACATTCCCTGTTAGCAATTCAAGCAGTTTCACAGCTACGGGAAGAATTTCAAGTAGAATTACCCATGCGACAATTTTTATTTGAGTCACCCACAATTGGGGGGATAGCCAAAATTATCATTGAAAATCAATCGCCTATTACTGATGATACAGAAGCCTTAGCAGCACTAATAGATCAAGTTGAACAAATGACACCCATCCAAGTACAACAATTGCTAGCAGAATAG
- a CDS encoding aspartate aminotransferase family protein, whose amino-acid sequence MTTTQKPQTTPQQNHLKNFIQNYNQRTQTSKKIAQQNRQILADKTSIGFNFAPETKELCYPIAIEKSNGSRLWDVDGNEYIDILMGLGINLFGHNPPFIQTAISEQLQQGMHIGVQNTLAGEVAQLISELTGAERVTFSNTGTEAVMTAVRIARAATKRPKIAIFTNSYHGHFDSVLVRATMTEYAKKAARRIIAAKSGSFIGRLAQPIQALFTANLNPKAVPAAPGIPNSAAADVLILEYGNEHSLKLIRKHRRELAAVLVEPVQSRCPELQPREFLQQLRQITQELGIVLIFDEMVTGFRIHPGGAQAHFGVKADIATYSKIVGGGLPLSVIAGKASYMNYIDGGQWQFGDDSTPQVPTTFFAGTFCKHPLALAAARATLQHLKISGIELHNELNQRTTQLVNDLNTHMTQQGIAIKFTSFGSFFAVAASQSAVPPMAINLLSYHLITKGIHLRQGDKGGFLSTAHTEEDINLIKKAFIDSINELRNEGFINN is encoded by the coding sequence ATGACAACAACACAAAAACCCCAAACAACCCCCCAACAAAACCACCTAAAAAACTTCATCCAAAACTACAACCAACGCACCCAAACCTCCAAAAAAATAGCCCAACAAAATCGCCAAATACTAGCCGATAAAACCTCAATAGGTTTCAACTTTGCACCAGAAACCAAAGAACTCTGCTACCCAATTGCTATCGAAAAATCCAACGGTTCTCGCCTGTGGGATGTCGATGGAAACGAATACATAGACATCCTCATGGGACTAGGAATTAACTTATTTGGACATAACCCCCCATTCATTCAAACAGCCATCAGCGAACAACTACAACAGGGAATGCACATCGGTGTCCAAAATACACTAGCTGGCGAAGTAGCCCAACTCATCAGCGAACTAACAGGTGCAGAAAGAGTCACCTTTAGTAACACAGGTACAGAAGCCGTCATGACAGCCGTGCGTATCGCCCGCGCCGCCACAAAACGCCCAAAAATAGCGATTTTCACCAACTCCTACCACGGACACTTTGATTCTGTACTTGTCCGGGCAACAATGACAGAATATGCTAAAAAAGCCGCCCGTCGCATCATCGCCGCTAAATCTGGTAGTTTTATCGGTAGACTAGCCCAACCAATTCAAGCCCTTTTCACAGCCAACCTCAATCCCAAAGCCGTACCCGCAGCCCCAGGTATTCCCAACAGTGCAGCTGCTGACGTACTGATTTTAGAGTACGGTAACGAACATTCTTTAAAGCTGATTCGCAAACATCGCCGAGAACTCGCCGCCGTCTTAGTAGAACCAGTACAAAGCCGTTGTCCCGAACTGCAACCGCGTGAATTTCTGCAACAACTACGACAAATCACCCAAGAACTAGGAATAGTCCTGATTTTTGACGAAATGGTGACAGGTTTTCGCATCCACCCAGGAGGAGCGCAAGCACACTTTGGTGTAAAAGCCGACATTGCAACCTATAGCAAAATCGTTGGGGGAGGTCTACCGCTTTCGGTAATTGCTGGGAAAGCTAGTTACATGAACTACATAGACGGTGGACAATGGCAATTTGGAGATGATTCCACGCCTCAAGTTCCCACAACCTTCTTTGCTGGAACATTTTGCAAACATCCCCTCGCCCTCGCCGCCGCCCGTGCCACCTTACAACACCTCAAAATTTCAGGTATTGAATTACACAACGAATTAAATCAACGGACTACGCAACTCGTCAACGATTTAAATACTCACATGACACAGCAGGGTATAGCTATCAAGTTTACTAGCTTTGGCTCATTTTTTGCTGTAGCAGCCTCCCAAAGCGCAGTTCCCCCAATGGCGATAAACTTACTCTCTTATCACCTCATCACAAAAGGAATACATCTGCGCCAAGGAGACAAAGGCGGTTTTCTTTCCACAGCACACACCGAAGAAGATATTAATCTCATCAAAAAAGCCTTTATCGACAGTATTAACGAACTACGCAACGAAGGATTTATTAACAACTAA
- a CDS encoding class I SAM-dependent methyltransferase yields MISNNPNHTEYDTWAWLYNQTMGPEYSQNQLKPLEKILLPQIKPNAKILDLCCGTGQLVQTLINRGYQITGVDNSSEMLNYARKNAPNGQFLLADARYFELPLSFDAAFSTSAALNHIMTIPELQQVFQRVYSALKENGWFLFDINHHQQMQRWWRGKIAEGEIENKYAWMVTPNYNPEERQGYFQVTMFQKKTKPSSARIIKIIWRLLSPILNHNLLYKLRIKLLSVFQAKEKNWQRMDEKYFVRGHIPEEIKIALQQTGFTDIQILTLEGNPTIDDRHSAYFLCRKPVNI; encoded by the coding sequence ATGATTTCCAACAACCCAAACCATACAGAATACGACACCTGGGCATGGCTATACAACCAAACAATGGGGCCAGAATATAGCCAAAACCAACTAAAACCCCTAGAAAAAATCCTTCTCCCCCAAATAAAACCAAACGCCAAAATCTTAGACTTATGCTGTGGAACAGGACAACTAGTCCAAACTTTAATCAATCGAGGATATCAAATAACAGGCGTAGATAACTCCTCAGAAATGTTAAATTACGCCCGTAAAAACGCCCCAAACGGACAATTTCTCCTAGCAGATGCGCGTTACTTTGAACTTCCCCTATCCTTCGACGCAGCATTTTCCACAAGCGCAGCCCTCAACCACATCATGACAATTCCCGAACTCCAGCAAGTCTTTCAAAGAGTATATTCCGCCCTCAAAGAAAACGGCTGGTTTCTCTTTGACATCAACCATCATCAACAAATGCAACGCTGGTGGAGAGGAAAAATTGCCGAAGGAGAAATAGAAAATAAATACGCTTGGATGGTGACACCAAATTACAACCCAGAAGAACGTCAAGGCTACTTTCAAGTCACCATGTTTCAGAAAAAAACCAAACCATCATCCGCCCGCATAATAAAAATAATTTGGCGTTTATTATCCCCAATATTAAACCACAACCTTTTATATAAACTCCGTATAAAACTATTATCCGTATTTCAAGCCAAAGAAAAAAACTGGCAAAGAATGGACGAAAAATATTTTGTTAGAGGACATATCCCCGAAGAAATCAAAATAGCCCTACAACAAACAGGATTCACCGACATTCAAATCCTCACCCTAGAAGGAAACCCCACAATAGACGATAGACACTCAGCCTACTTCCTTTGTCGTAAACCCGTAAACATCTAA
- a CDS encoding thioester reductase domain-containing protein: MTQPMYLKPNVIIEPLFNQWYAWSYLISPATAAMYIANSHVPIMQSFIAAPQVHHDALKNPAMTGSPFINHNPSQVEDIRVLLETTQKQQAQMLELAQAIQDLEKLLAAHPQGYSLEPLYSQIPQPLRGYVELVQDSNNHPSIRFIEGLLYRSPYYNPANQSVNLYLGDGDKRAFVLSTPRLPDDESIHLKIAFSDRRLDQLSQMRHTPQPYNDIRDTLQIQPHQESLFAEFFTTTPPNLEPDYTEEAVRVRYFGHACVLIQTESVNILCDPIISYPHDSGMNRYTYENLPRVIDYVILTHNHQDHVMLETLLQLRHKVKTVVVPKSNKGILIDPSLKLMLQQIGFADIREIDELEVINLTDGYITALPFLGEHGDLNIGAKAAYLVNLKGRSILCAADSNNIAPQLYSHLQQIFGDIDVLFIGMECEGAPYTWAYGALLTNQVPRKIAQTRRLDGSNSSRAIALVQQLKPQQVYVYAMGQEPWLTFITSIIYTPESLAIIESNKLIEYCHSQEILSKRLYGCEEIFLTPNTQPSLILANIKTPSLLQGEGWGGVTSIQSLLSELQNLDIRIWLEDTESIPKLRCNAPKGVLTPHLKAQLQERKPEIIEFLQSCQQPKLAIDWEQETTLDSTIIPPSPSALPSSYSSLLLTGATGFIGAFLLRELLNKTTASVYCLIKANNLEIATQRIIKTLQDYQIWDSSYSDRIIPIVGDLAQPKLGLSELKFQNLANQIDVIYHNGARVNHTEPYSRLKPANVLGTQEIFRLASQSKLKPVHLISSISILAGNKNSNFQVTEDANLDDYGIPIGGYPQSKWAAEKLAITAVKRGIPVKIYRLGAVSGDSQTGVFNQNDFLYKLLLGYVQLGSIPDTPMPLEILPVDYVCRAIVELSKITSNQQIFHIIQPQATTSDIVFEQLKKVGIEIKKTSYHQWRNQILQIAQNSPEHILYPLIPLLPRQRTTNQTPTNNKLQIDNRKTQTILNQLIPPPTINETLIQTYLSHLIQKNLIQKPPSNLRAPLR; the protein is encoded by the coding sequence ATGACACAACCAATGTATCTCAAACCCAATGTCATCATTGAACCACTATTCAATCAGTGGTACGCCTGGTCATATTTAATTTCTCCCGCCACAGCCGCAATGTACATTGCTAATTCTCATGTACCAATTATGCAATCATTCATTGCTGCGCCGCAGGTACACCACGATGCTTTAAAAAATCCAGCGATGACTGGTAGCCCCTTCATCAACCATAATCCCAGTCAAGTTGAGGATATTCGGGTATTACTGGAGACAACGCAAAAGCAGCAAGCGCAAATGCTAGAACTAGCGCAAGCAATTCAAGATTTAGAAAAACTCTTAGCTGCACACCCCCAGGGTTATTCTCTAGAACCTTTGTATAGTCAAATTCCTCAACCGCTACGGGGTTACGTAGAATTGGTACAGGATAGTAACAATCACCCCTCAATTCGCTTTATTGAAGGGCTACTATATCGCAGTCCATATTATAATCCTGCCAATCAATCGGTAAATTTGTACTTGGGTGACGGGGATAAACGCGCTTTTGTTTTGAGTACACCGCGCTTACCAGATGACGAGAGTATACATCTAAAAATAGCATTTAGCGATCGCCGTCTTGACCAACTCTCACAAATGCGTCACACTCCCCAACCCTACAACGATATTCGAGACACCCTGCAAATTCAACCTCATCAAGAATCACTATTTGCCGAATTTTTTACCACCACACCCCCCAACCTAGAACCCGACTACACAGAGGAAGCTGTAAGAGTTCGCTACTTTGGTCATGCTTGTGTTTTAATTCAAACCGAATCAGTCAATATTCTCTGTGATCCCATCATTAGCTATCCCCATGATTCGGGGATGAATCGCTACACCTACGAGAATTTACCCCGTGTGATTGACTACGTTATTCTGACCCACAATCACCAAGACCATGTAATGTTAGAAACGCTGTTGCAGTTACGCCACAAAGTTAAAACAGTGGTAGTTCCTAAAAGCAATAAGGGAATATTAATAGACCCTTCCTTAAAATTGATGCTGCAACAAATTGGCTTTGCAGATATCCGGGAAATTGACGAGTTAGAAGTAATTAATCTGACAGACGGATATATTACCGCCTTGCCATTTTTAGGAGAACATGGAGATTTAAATATAGGTGCGAAAGCTGCGTATTTAGTAAATCTTAAAGGACGTTCAATCTTATGTGCAGCCGATTCTAATAATATTGCACCCCAATTGTACAGCCACCTACAGCAAATCTTTGGGGATATAGATGTCTTGTTTATTGGGATGGAATGCGAAGGTGCGCCTTATACATGGGCGTATGGAGCATTATTAACCAATCAAGTACCGCGAAAAATTGCCCAAACGCGACGGTTAGACGGTTCTAATAGTAGCAGAGCGATCGCCCTAGTGCAACAACTGAAACCTCAGCAAGTTTACGTTTATGCAATGGGTCAAGAACCGTGGCTGACCTTCATCACCTCAATTATATATACACCAGAATCCCTAGCTATAATTGAATCTAACAAACTCATTGAATATTGTCATAGCCAAGAAATACTCAGTAAACGCCTCTATGGTTGTGAAGAAATCTTCCTTACACCCAACACTCAACCATCACTTATCCTAGCGAATATTAAAACTCCCTCCCTTTTACAAGGGGAGGGTTGGGGAGGGGTAACTTCAATTCAATCATTACTTTCAGAATTACAAAATTTAGATATTCGGATTTGGTTAGAAGATACTGAGAGCATCCCCAAACTAAGATGTAATGCGCCCAAAGGAGTTTTAACCCCGCACTTAAAAGCACAATTACAAGAACGCAAACCTGAAATCATCGAATTTTTACAGAGTTGTCAACAACCAAAACTAGCAATAGATTGGGAACAAGAAACAACCCTTGACTCGACAATTATTCCTCCTTCTCCATCTGCCTTACCTTCCTCATATTCCTCATTATTATTAACAGGTGCAACCGGATTTATCGGCGCATTTCTCCTAAGAGAACTACTCAACAAAACCACAGCATCAGTTTATTGTTTAATTAAAGCCAATAATCTTGAAATAGCCACCCAAAGAATCATCAAAACCTTACAAGATTACCAAATTTGGGATAGCTCATACTCAGATAGAATTATTCCCATAGTAGGCGACCTAGCCCAACCAAAACTAGGACTATCTGAACTAAAATTTCAAAACCTAGCCAACCAGATAGACGTAATTTATCATAACGGAGCGCGAGTAAATCACACAGAACCTTACAGCCGCTTAAAACCAGCGAATGTTTTAGGTACTCAAGAAATTTTCCGCCTAGCCAGCCAGAGCAAACTAAAACCAGTACATTTAATTTCCTCAATCAGTATTTTGGCAGGTAATAAAAATAGTAATTTCCAGGTGACAGAAGATGCTAACTTAGATGATTATGGCATACCTATTGGTGGCTATCCTCAGAGTAAATGGGCAGCAGAAAAACTAGCGATAACAGCAGTAAAACGCGGAATACCCGTAAAAATTTATCGCTTAGGAGCAGTATCAGGAGACAGTCAAACAGGAGTATTTAATCAAAACGATTTCCTCTATAAACTGCTGTTAGGTTACGTCCAATTAGGCAGCATTCCAGATACACCAATGCCCTTAGAAATCTTACCAGTAGATTATGTTTGTCGCGCCATTGTTGAACTATCAAAAATAACATCCAACCAACAAATATTCCATATCATCCAACCACAAGCAACAACCTCAGACATAGTATTTGAACAACTAAAAAAAGTCGGCATTGAAATTAAGAAAACCTCATATCATCAATGGCGCAACCAAATCTTACAAATAGCCCAAAACTCCCCAGAACACATCTTATATCCTCTAATTCCCCTATTACCCAGACAAAGAACCACCAACCAAACACCAACCAACAACAAACTACAAATTGACAACAGAAAAACCCAAACCATACTAAACCAACTCATCCCCCCACCAACCATCAACGAAACCCTAATTCAAACCTACCTCTCCCACCTCATCCAAAAAAACCTCATCCAAAAACCTCCCTCAAACCTCCGCGCACCTTTGCGTTAA